Genomic window (Arachis hypogaea cultivar Tifrunner chromosome 13, arahy.Tifrunner.gnm2.J5K5, whole genome shotgun sequence):
cagctGCTggagttttttgtttttatagctgAGAATATAGTGTCATTTTTTCTGAAAAATATTTCCTCTCCTGGGCAACCGGTTCCAAATTAAGTTTACACATTCTATTGTCATTATTTTATAGCTGTAATTCTAATTTTCCTCAGATTCTTAAGTGGTCTATGTTCTCCTTTACcctcttttcttttgctgtttcgtTTTGTTTTGTTTCTATAAAACGGAATCAAATTAAGAAAGATTTACCTTGAAATTAATGTAGCTATCTTAGTAAATTTCATAGCTTATGTTGTGAATTGTAGAACAGAAACTAATTAGTGTTTTTAACTATTAGAAGTTTTTCTGTTGCAAATTTGAAATCTGAATTTACAAACATAAGACATACATTTctattctaaaagaaaaagatTAACCTGTTTCAAACTTTTATTACATGTCACCCTTCTTTAGATGATTATTTGAAACCTTCATCACGTATTCATGGGTTGAACTTGGTTTGCGGAACATAATAAAAATTCGTTGCACATTTTTAATTCCAAAATTACTATCACTGCATATGCAGATGAACTTTATTTATATGGTACAAGGAGTTGAGTAGCATCAACACTAACTATACAAATTCTAACACCATGTGAGGGAAATCCAAGTTCTAACAACCACGGATATCTGTAGCATTAGCCTTTCAAAATTCCAAGAAACTTAACTATACAGACTCTAACATTTGTGTATCCCCCATATTCCGAAACCAGAGAGACATGTGAACCAAAATTCAAGATCCCTCCTCCATTTCAGTAACCGCGAAGTTGAGCTTCTCGACTGGTGAGGGGGACATAACGAACGGAGGTCTCGGTGTGGACACTAATAGAGCCATCAGATTTCTTGTCCACCACCTTCAAATCTTGAAACATGTTTCCAACTGGGATCACCATTCTTCCTCCAGGCTTTAACTGATCAATAAGTGCTTGCGGAATTTCAGGTGCTGCTGCCCCAACATGAATGGCATCATAAGGGGCAAACTCCGGCCAACCTTTTCTTCCATCTGTCAAAATTGCTCAAATGTATTCAGTTAGCAATTCAAAATCTATTGTGATTTGAATATTATGAATATCATGCTCAAATATCTCGAATATCAGTCACATGAACAATACTTCTGAACCAACATAATTTCAAACAAAACATGAATCATAGCAatctttatattttcaatttacaAAATGGACTAACTACAAAATTATTAAACCAGTTGCATTATGTCCTCATCACCAATTAATATAAACTAAAATCGGGAAAAACTAGATGGCTATGGTTgactaaaaaaaactaatatctCAGGAAACTAACCAGCAGCATGAACTGAAAGGGAGCCATCTTTCAATAATTGGGCGGCAGCACTTTTCTGAATATTCTCTATTGAAGAAGAAACCAATTCAGGAATATGCTCCACACCAACAGCACGACCTTCCGGTCTAACCATCATGCCGAAGCACGCTGTCAAATACCCTGTTCCTGCAAGAGGCCCATATGAAGATTGTTACTCAACACTAAATAGCAAATCTTGGAATACGAGAGCTATATGAGAAACCAAACTCCCTTGTCAATCCCCTATGCAAGGTTTTACATCAAAACATCTTCACATTATCTTGCTATGCCTATGAAATCTCGATGCAAATGAGGTATACAGTATAAGCTGCATTTTTTATCCATAATCTacccaaaaagaaagaaattaaataaaaaggatTCCAACTTGAAAGAAACTTACATCTTGGATAAATGCTCAAATTAGACATCAAATATTATATGCAAGACATTAGTCCTTCAATATTCTAGTATATAGCAATATGCCAATATGGTTTCCATAGTATAATAGATCCTACATTTAAGGACAAAGTTGATATCTAAAACTAAATTGATGTCTATTTAGATATTTGAAAGAGCTGATAACCCAAAATCTTAACAGAACAAGCTTGACATTGCACATACATTGTTCATCGACTAATCTGAATATTTATTCTACCCAATCCATTTCTATAGAATCCGCTAAAGAGAAAATATTAGTGCAAAACAATAGATGCAGTGTGTTTCATGGACTATACCGGAGCCAATGTCGAGAGCATGCATTCCAGGCTGCAAATTCTTCTCCAGTAACTGAAGGCACATCGCATGCATATGCGGCGCAGATATAGTTGCGTTGTACCCTATCGACATGGGGCTGTCGATATAAGCTCCAGCCCCGTTGGGAACAAACAATGCTCTATCAATGCTCTCCATTACTTCAGCTACCTTATTTGATCTTATCACTCCATAACGCTGCAAACTTTCCACCATTGCTTTGTTCCTACTCATGCTGCTGCCAGAGCAGAATCTCTATATATTTGACAACCAAAACAACAAGAATTTCAAGCTTTTGGTAGTGGCAAGCGAAATTATCAAACCCTCAAATTAACTTGTAAACATTCCTAATCAAGTTTAGGGATCTAAGAGTGTAAACTCTAACAAGAAAATTGACAGGTTTAGCTATGCAATTCAAGTTTACCTTGTTGTGAAGGATTTGAATATGGCATAGTAATAGTAATAACCATAAGCCATGATTAAGGAAGTAAAGTAAGGAATTATACTGTTTCAttatcttctttttctcttttctttcttctcccctTCCTAAGAGGACACTAAATAAGGTAAAAACTAATCAAAATCACAAAGAGAATTAGAACAAAACAAAACTTTTGCCACCAAAATCAAAGAAATAACGCATCTTTACAGCATAGGATACAATTTGCATGTTGGAAATTCGCAATAaatgaaaaattagaaagaaaaagaaagagagaatacCTGCATGGAATGGAAGAGAGAGTTTCCCGTAATGAAATTAGGGTTTTGGAGGAAGGAGAAGGAGGTGGTGAGGGAAACAGAGGAGGGAGgcgaagaatgagaagggaagagTGTCGCTGTTGCGGTTAGAGAGAGAGCGCGTGAAGCAGGgcaagaagagaagaggaaattATAGGGCGCAGAGGCAGAGACAGAAGCAGAAGGAGAAGGAGTAGTATTCATTGTGATTCTGATCCTGATTCTGTTATTTCTGGTTGTTTCCACACTTCTCCAATCTCTCTTCCTTTACACGCTCTTGTCATATACCACTCACACGTGTCCACTCCACCTAAAAATTTATATAcagatgaaaaaattttaaacatattgATATACTGATATTTCAGTacacttaaaaaaaatttctatacaATTATCTTTAGGTGACGTTAGTATTTAAGAATCGTTAGATAATAAAAACAACTACATGCATACGAATCTTTACTAATTTATTTTCGATTTTGTATTATATCATAATATTCTTACATACTACATACTCACATATCCAATACAACAACAATAAAGTCTTATCTCATTAGGTAGGGTCGACTACATAAATCAAATAACGTCATTGAGCTTTATCCTGTATTTTGTCTATAAAGAGACCGTTTACATATAGTCTCATTTGACCACCTCGTGGATGGTCTTTCTAGGTCTTCCTCTATCTTCCACTCcttatccatcttccatctcatccaccctcctgattgGGTGCTTTGTTGGTCTTCTTATCACATGTCCAAACCGCCTAAgacgcgattctaccatcttttttaTAATAGGTGCTACTTCAACTCTCTCTCTTacattttcgttctttattctaTCTAAtcacgtatgaccactcatccatttaacatattcatctctatcacacttaacttatgttcaTGCTCTCCTTTAGTcgcccaacactctgtaccaAGAAGTATAGCCGGTCTGATAGCAGTACGATAGAATTTACccttaagttttaaaggcacttttttgtcacatataaaaccagacgCACTCTGCCATTTTGAACAACCTGCTtgaatcctatgatttacatcatgttcaatctctccttaatcctatatgatgcacccaagatacttaaaacttttaacattTCGtatgatgttttctccaatcttcacctctatattagggttttttcTTCGGCggccgaacttacattccatatatttcatcttgctacggcttatgcgcaaacCATACATTTCTAGAGTTTCTCTCCATAAAtataacttcttatttaggtcttctattggctctcccataaggacgatatcattggcaaaaagcatgcaccatgacacaggctcttggatatattctatgagtacttctaaaactaatgtgaaaatgtatggacttaaggatgatcactgttgtaatcctataccaatagaaaattcccctgtcacaccaccttgagtcttcacactagttgtagcccatcatacatgtctttaattgcacgaatatatgcgatccttactctcttcttttctaaaaccttccataagaccttcCTTGACACCCTATAGTATActttttttccaaatcaataaacaccatatgtagatcctttttattactaagatacctctccatcatccttcttaataggtatatcgctttaGTGGTGGATCTATCTGGCATaaaaccaaattggttctctgttacttgtgtctcttgtctCAACATCTGTTCTATCACCAttttccataacttcatggtatggctcATGAACTTGATCACTCTATAGTTTctacaactttgtatatccccgttattcttgtagataggtactaaggtgctctttctccactcatctggcatcttctttaaccttaaaatctcattaaaaaacttGGTTAACCAACTGATACCTTTCTCTCCAAGGTccttccaaacttcaatcggAATATTATCAGGCCCCACAGTCCTGTCATTTTTCATCTGGTTTAAaacctcttttacctcgaagtctcgaatctttCGATAGTAGTCGAAATTTTGAACTCGTGCATAACCGActaaggctcggaagagtcttctgtccttcattaaataaaTCGTAGAAGTAGCTTTTCCACCTTTCATTGATCTCCTCTTGAGCCAAAACCTCTCCGTCTTTTTCTTTATACACTTAACTCGATCCAAGTCTCTTGTTTTTCTTTCacgactctttgcgattctatatatacctttttctccttccttcgtgcctaaagactggtagagactcTCATATACTCTTGTTATTACTTTATTTACATCcattttttgtctcttttttacccgtcttatattttttccaattatctGTATTGTGGCACAAAAACCACTCCttaaagcactccctttttgCCTTTATATTCACATATCCAATACTAAGGTGTATTTATTTACAAGTGCAAGATATTAAATCATGAACACAGAAATATaaaattgtgtttggtaaataagATATAGACAGAATATTATATTCTAAGatattgaattagtgtattttatatttttttttagaaaaaaataaagatattgaccgaagatataatttttttaattgtcaatattaatttttataattatattttttatcgttttatattttaaattgtgtctgaataaaaaataaagtaaattagactttttattttttattttatcttgtattcagtttatcattaaataaaatataaaaatattaatttttatatttttatcttttgtattatatttttagtGTGATATCTTATcctgtttttaaaattaaacgcAGTATAAAAGTTTCCAACTCTCTAATTTCCATTCACTACTAGTCTAACCTAAAACTCAAACCTCAATATAGATCATTATTATTAGAGTAAGATCTTGTGGATGGCAAATTTTATACGAAGACAtacatctaattttttttttttttttggtattagaCATACATCTAATTACTACAAGGCTTTAGGCTACTGGGCCCAACCAACAAAATGGGCTAACTTCTTTTGTTATGTCGGTTTTTCTTAGTTGCTGCTAAACCAACCTCAGAAGATGGACccaaagattaaaaaatatatttaataaaaaatattattttgagtaTACTATTCttgagttttttttcttttctttttttataaaaaacataCAATTTTCACCATTAAAAAAGTAGTTTCAACttttaaaatgaataataaaatagtgCTTTTAGACAATTAATCCACTTTAATATGGGTCAAATAGTCTTCTAATGACTTTCAATTTAATTGTTGTTCCTTGAGGCACTTATTTAAATTGAGACTTGAGGGATATAGACAAATTAATTCATCTCTATAGTCACAAGACTCATCAGATTAACAACTGTTTCAATGAGGGAGAAGCAACTAGCTGAGCTTTATTGCGCAATTCAAACTTTCGACATTCATTTAAACAAACGAATGACTTGATcatttgactaacctaagttgaTTAATAGATACTAGTATATGCATGTGTAATAAGCTAATAATAAAGAATTTATGAAAATTTTACAGAATTATAACACAATTATATATATTTGGTATTGGAATGTTTTTTACACCTAATTATTGAGTTATAATAATTCATCCTCAACGAATTTATTCTAAGGAGGAGACACTTTAATTCAATCAATATTCATTTTTTGATTGAGAAAAATTGGAATATTCATTCCTACTATATTCCTTTCTTCCTGTTCTAGAAGTGGTTCAGCCAATCGGcctaaaaataatactaaatcattataacaaaaaaaaaaagacacattGTAATTAACAAAATCATTTAAGAATAGAATTTAGTTATTTGTACATTAACTAAAAGTGAGCGTCCACCGAAATTAAAAGTGAGCCAAATTAACTCATAAATTGACTTTGACTTGATTCGTTAATACTTCGATTAACTGAGTTTATAAGATAAACTTGAGCTTAAATtttgtgtttatatatatattaaataaaacgaGTTTGAGTTTGAATAAGTATATATATAAGGATTAATTACTCTATTAGTtcctattattttattaaatttgtaattaggtttttatatatatattttttaattgaatttttatactatttttaattttgtaattaaaattttttatgtcaaaaacgttaaaattaatcgaatatttctttcaaaaaatatgtAGTCCAAAatctaattaagtttttaattgtaaatacatttaatttataaaaaaatattcagttaattttaatattttgagtaaagtatcgtttttgtccccaacatttgggataagtctcaaagttgtccctaacgtttcaatcgtcctatttaagtccctaacgtttcaaaactgactcaataatgttgtcctgccgttaggaatccgttaacagaattgacggcgggacaaaattgagacgattttgaaatgttagagacttaaataggacgaaaacgttggggacaaaaatgatacatagaaataaattttaattttatccttcaataatatcatttttttactatacatagtattcaattattttttaatcacatctaagtaaattacacttaatcatattactttcattttaaataaattaaatttttttataattttactgttaaagatttttagttatcatgaaatgtttgtagaatgagtagtatataaacttgtagaaaagaaaaaataatatatatacaataaaatataaattataccttttatctctaatgtatcaaaattttttaaaattataaaaaaaataaatttatttaaaataaaaataatgtgattaagtgtaatttatttagatgtaattaaaaataatagaatactatgtacagtaaaaaattaatattattgaaagataaaattaaattaaaatttatttttatgtatcgtttttgtccctaacattttcgtcctatttaaatccctaacgtttcaaaatcgtctcaattttgtcccgccgtcaattctgttaacggatccctaacgtcaggacaacattgagtcaattttaaaacgttagggacttaaatagga
Coding sequences:
- the LOC112736328 gene encoding protein-L-isoaspartate O-methyltransferase 1 isoform X2, which translates into the protein MNTTPSPSASVSASAPYNFLFSSCPASRALSLTATATLFPSHSSPPSSVSLTTSFSFLQNPNFITGNSLFHSMQRFCSGSSMSRNKAMVESLQRYGVIRSNKVAEVMESIDRALFVPNGAGAYIDSPMSIGYNATISAPHMHAMCLQLLEKNLQPGMHALDIGSGTGYLTACFGMMVRPEGRAVGVEHIPELVSSSIENIQKSAAAQLLKDGSLSVHAADGRKGWPEFAPYDAIHVGAAAPEIPQALIDQLKPGGRMVIPVGNMFQDLKVVDKKSDGSISVHTETSVRYVPLTSREAQLRGY
- the LOC112736328 gene encoding protein-L-isoaspartate O-methyltransferase 1 isoform X1, whose protein sequence is MNTTPSPSASVSASAPYNFLFSSCPASRALSLTATATLFPSHSSPPSSVSLTTSFSFLQNPNFITGNSLFHSMQCPLRKGRRKKREKEDNETRFCSGSSMSRNKAMVESLQRYGVIRSNKVAEVMESIDRALFVPNGAGAYIDSPMSIGYNATISAPHMHAMCLQLLEKNLQPGMHALDIGSGTGYLTACFGMMVRPEGRAVGVEHIPELVSSSIENIQKSAAAQLLKDGSLSVHAADGRKGWPEFAPYDAIHVGAAAPEIPQALIDQLKPGGRMVIPVGNMFQDLKVVDKKSDGSISVHTETSVRYVPLTSREAQLRGY
- the LOC112736328 gene encoding protein-L-isoaspartate O-methyltransferase 1 isoform X3; protein product: MKQYNSLLYFLNHGLWLLLLLCHIQILHNKRFCSGSSMSRNKAMVESLQRYGVIRSNKVAEVMESIDRALFVPNGAGAYIDSPMSIGYNATISAPHMHAMCLQLLEKNLQPGMHALDIGSGTGYLTACFGMMVRPEGRAVGVEHIPELVSSSIENIQKSAAAQLLKDGSLSVHAADGRKGWPEFAPYDAIHVGAAAPEIPQALIDQLKPGGRMVIPVGNMFQDLKVVDKKSDGSISVHTETSVRYVPLTSREAQLRGY